The Mercenaria mercenaria strain notata chromosome 6, MADL_Memer_1, whole genome shotgun sequence genome contains the following window.
AATCATAAATATCCttgggggaggggaggggagttggggttaattttcatatttatgtcaGTCCAGGAAATTGAATCCAAATAAAAGTCCCATTCtggcattcattttattttcaaaacttgaatttgtgcccacgaaattaaattattttgctGTATTTGGTTTGTTATATTCTCAGTGATAATGAGTAAGAtaaatcagttactgttacattgTAGTTgtacttgtttgaaattttagtCTGTGTAAAACTGACAAGACAAAATTCATATGTTATATAACTGAAAGTAGAAACCTCTTTTTCAAACTCTACAGTAGCATTTGATTGGCTGCTCCTGAACAGGCATTTTAAATGGCCAATGACAAGGTTGAAACtgatttatgaaaatgtttgcttAAAAAGTGACCTTAACATGTTTAGTAATTATTTTCAGACAAAGATTTCATGGAAAATGGCCACCAGGGGAAAGACCCCCGCAGACTGCAATACGAGGCAGACGAGGCCCTTCTAGCCGTGGTAAAAATATAGCCCTCATTCCAGGACACAAACCAAAACATATCAAGAAGGAGAAGAAAACAGCAAGCAAATctacaaataagatatttgtttgtaatttttgtgatataacatttttcaatCGTTTTCAATACTCTAGTCATTGTGGCACAAAAAGTCACAAAGAAAATGTTCTTCGTAAAAACGAAAGTCTGGAAAATGTTATTGCTAAAAAGGAAAGTCTGGCAGCAGAAAGTCAAGAGCCTAAGAATGCTACggttgaaattgaaaataaaacaaatgatgagGTTGAGTCAGGGATTGAAAATCAAGAAAGATTAAATCCAGCTGAAGGTATTTTTGAGAATCTTGTTGAAGAAAATAGTGTGCAAGagaagaaaattgaaaacaataattttgatgaatattCAGATGGCAATGAAACTGATGAGTATTTTGAAGAAACTGGAGTTAAAATGGGTCTAAATGAGGCAAAGGTAGATGTAAATAATACTAGGACTGCTCCTCCAGAAGAAATGAAATACATTGAAGTGGCTTTGAAGCTCCATATTTGTACAGTTTGTGACAAAAAGTTTTCTAATAAATACATGTTAGCCAGACATCTGTTGACAAAGTTTCATCAGAATCGTTCTTTAGCAAATAAAGAATATCACAATGAGCTGATTCAGAAATACCACAAGTGTATTGTTCGTCTTAGTCCATTTCAGTGTGGTATTTGCCGATTCTATTTCAACAGTAATGAAGACTTTGTGCAGCATTTAAAAGGTGAAGATCACAAGGAAAACTGCGAAGACCTTGTCGGCGAGATACAATGCACACTTTGTCGATTTAAAACTCATTCTAGAGAGGAGGTTGATCAGCATATTGAATCTGCTGATCATGTTGAAAAAATTGGAAAACGTAACAGAATTTGTATCATCAAAGAGTGTCATGCAGGTTGTGTTTGCAAATTTTGTGGACTGAAAATGCATTCTTTTGAGCGTTTGCAGCGGCATATCAAATTGAAACATGCAGATGGAAAAGTTGTATCAGGAGTGCAGAAGAAAGTAATTGGGGTGAGAAACAGACCAAAGTGCCCAGAGTGCAATCTCCAGTTAGCATCATTCAGTGCTCTGACAGTTCACATGCGAAGGAGACACACAAAAGAAAAACCTTACCAGTGTGAAGTTTGTTCAAAAGCATTTGCTGACAAACATGCTCACAAGTTGCATCTGAAATCTACTCTGCATAGTCGTAGGAAATTGACACTGGATTCAAATGAAAATGATGCAACAGACACGGATGAAATAGCAGATGAAAAGGAAAGACATGAAACAGAGGATAAGGAACTAGATCAAAAATCTGAAAGCAAAGAATTAGAAAAAGAAGCTTTAACAGGTGAAGCTGAAAATACAAAATCTTCACAAGTGCAGATGGATGATATAGCTGATGTGAATGAGGATGAAACTGTTGAAAGTGGCCTTCTCTTTAGAAATGACCTTGGTATCCATGATGAAAAGGACAAAGATTGGGTGCCAAAGATAACAGGAATAAAGAAAAGAACAGGAAGGTCAAAGAGCAAAGGGGAATCATGCGGATATTCACAAAAAGATAAAAAGAGtataaaatgtaatcattgtTCATTTACTGTGAAAGATTATGATGATTTGAGACCACATTACATGAAGGAACATTCTGCTCAGATAAGAATTTGTGAACTGTGCGATACAGTGTTCTTGTCAGAGAAGGCGTTAAAGTTACATGTGTTAAGCAAGGAACATCAGGCTAATATTGAACTGTCAAGTGAAACTAACAGAAGTACGGAGATGTACTTTCAGTGCCATGTTTGCAAGAAAAAATTCACTGATGAGAAATACTGTAAATTTCATACAGCTTACCAACATTTTCACAGCACAACTGAGCAAGAAGTTTATAAACAGAGTGGTTATAAAAGTGTTACGCGagataaatttgcagattttctaAAATCGGTTGAAAATATTGGGTATAAAGAGCCAATACAATGTCCTGAGTGTGATActgtaattaaaaaaagtaactTAATGGTTCATTTAAGAAATCATACAAACGAGAGGCCTTTCCTCTGTAAGATTTGCCCAAACacatttaaatcaaattacaCTCTACGTAAACATTTACTGAAACATTTTGGATGCTTAGAACGGGATTGCGATATCTGTGGAAAGCACTTTAACAAACCATCAAATTATGAAGAACATCTTGAACTCCATGCTTTGCAGAAAGCCAACAAAGAAAAGACACATGTGTGTGATGTTTGTGGTCAGGCGTTCTATGTAGAAAGGCAGTTGGCTGTTCATTTACGTAGACACAGGAGTAAAGATTTGAAATGTGACCATCCTGGTTGCCATTGGACATTTGCGTTTCGGCACGAGTTGAATGCACACAAACGCACTCATTCAAATGAGAGAAAATATTTATGTGACACGTGCGGCTTTGCAGCATATGAAAAGTATCATCTGAGGAGGCATGAAAAGattcataaaaatgaaagaaaattccATTGTGAATACTGCACTTACAAAGCCGGCAATAAAACTCATTTGCGACGACACATGAGGATCCACATAGGTTCAAAACCGTTTAAATGTCCTTACTGTAATTTTGCTTGTAACACTCATGAAAATATTAGGaaacatattttagaaacaaagaaACATGAAGGTTTAAAGGTGTATCCCTGTAAATTCTGCGAGTTTGGAACAAACAATAGTAAAGAATTTCGTGGACATCTAATGTCTAATCATGCAAAGGAGTCGGACGACGGAGCTAGACAGATGCCTCTGTCCGTTTTTACCGGACTTTTCCAGAAGGAGGAAGATATCGACAGACCTCCTGAAGGAACAAAAGTCCTTCCTTGTAAGGAAAGAAAGATAAAGAAGAAGGACGAAAgtgaaaaaaatggtgaaaatcaGTTTGACAGCAGTAGTGACTGGACAGACAGTAAACAGTCTGAAGcttcaaagaaaaacaaaaggaaaagaaaaagcGATACTTTCCAATATGTGATTGAAAATCAGGATGCATATGATTTGTCAATGAAGGACAGAAGGATGTCTTATCCAGCAGAAATGATGAAGAATGACTACAGTCAAGTGTCTCAGTCATATCCAACTGGTTTAGTTGTTCGGAGAGAAACTCCTTCCCCTCCATATGCCCATGATCATGTAGAGCCTTACCGAAGATTTCAAGAGCATGAAAATGCACAGGTGGGAGTAAATGCACACATTGGAGTAAATGCTGCTCTTGATCTAGGTATAAGGCATGTTCAGCATGGTTCCCATCaagttcagaatccaggaaccagCCTAGCAGGACCGTATGGTGAGCAAGGTTTTATGAAAGTTAATCAAGAGGAAATGATGCAGTACCATGATTATTCTACCAAGTTTGGTGTGTCAAGGAACAGAGAGGATTCCGAGGAAACTGGAAACCTTATAATTGACATGAACTTTCAACCTCACCACTGAGTGAGTCCAGTTCTGCTAACTTCTAAAGAATAGCTGCCATATTCTAGATAAAGCATTTATTTGAACAGTCATTGAACCTAATCAAAGATATTAAAAAGGGTAGTAACAAAAACCATTTTCTAAAGCATGTTGAAAAACTTTCAGTGATTTGTTGAAAAATACCTACTTTTGTTGCTAACATTCTTACACAAACGTTTATATACATACTATGCTTATGAACTCTGTGGTACTATTAATACACACTATTCGGttaacacacgcacacacacaggaTTGATATGTAGAAGTGACAGTAACAGGACCAGATCTTTTTTTGATACAATGTAGGTATTTGATagatttagctcacctgtcacatactgtaagtgtattaatattggcagtggctacgattacggtaccgtaatcctagcctctggttctaggattacggaagttccgtattcctagacaaccctatgaggataggctaggattacggaagtatttaagaggcatcaaatatatgttaggacatgcatagcTGACattgtaaaattacttatttcactattatttcgtgctatcgatccgCTGTtgtgggttagtataatcttaatggtggcgcgcggaaatattatagaattatctatgtttcatatatacctgcaatttttgtcatcaaatcaacacaaatggtctttaataacatacaatatggttataaataaaaaaaataaagtatagaatatttttaaaccTAACCTTTACCCTCATATTCctataatatttccgcgggccgccattaatatagcgtttatatactaacccaaaatggcggatagataacacgaaataataaggtGGCATCAAAAATCActattttaataaagtgaaataagaattttacaacatcatttatgcatgtcctaacatatttttgttgtctcttaaatacttccgtaatcctagcctatcctcatagggttgtctaggaatatggaacttccgtaatcctagcttCCGGTTCtaggtaccgtaatcctagccactgccagTACCGTAATCCAAGCCTCctgttctaggattacggaagttccgtattcctagacaaccctacgaggataggctaggattacggaaataagtaaggacatgcataaatgattttttaaacttacatatttcactgaaaatattaaattaaaaaaaaaataaaatattctacttaaaattttataaaattagttTGTTTGTCACTCGAGTTTTCCACGAAAAAAAGGCGAAATCAACTCCCTTATTTAtaagtttttctttccaaaaccatactaaatgttttttttgttgttttattttttaaattgacagACAAACGTGGATTATATTCTTAATGATAGCtcaaaaggattttttaaaaatatttcatactttaaattttatgatttgattttgcctgtcactttagaTTTCCGCGCAAATAGAAccgggcgaaatcaacacccgtatgtacgacaggcatgaaaaatcgctgtttaaagtgaaataagtaagtttacaacatcatttatgcatgttctAACATATACTTGATGCCTGTTacatacttccgtaatcctagcctatccttataggattgtctaggaatacggaacttccgtaatcctagaatcggaggctaggattacggtaccgtaatcgtagccactgccttttttatttaccattcttgtttttcttggaaatggtaaacatgttttaaatatccataaccggggcacacataacaacaacactactaaaagcgtgatttgaaggtttttgagcatcttatttttatttttagttattacaaacgttacattacacataattttgcatataacttaaaaatttgataaacaggaacacaattgttttaagaataacaactttacattcgaattattttgagtacgaacaaacagtgtaccgatgagtacgaagctagtgactagctttcgaggtttattatatgaattctgcgaacaatcaggtaaaaacaaaccaactgatactaacaaaaatcattaatataatacctaaaaacgggcaatagcacaagttacacgcgatacttatttattcgcagttatttacaataactgaacagacgctttgtaaagggagtaaactctaagagaagctagtgcgtacattgatgggggcagtacgtttggggttggaaactgatacagctaaacatactatggattacattgtatctataatgctacaagaagaggttattatggaagaaacaagatgcagatgccaaatatcagtctgcgcagaaatacacatacgtccctggcaaagcatttcaaaaataaaaatcatgtattaacagcacgtgaattgccttgtttgcacacgatttttctcccgtttatacatgggcggatccagtgaaaaaagtagtttttatgcaagaatgtagaCCTATGCATGTTTATTTGCAGGCCGTGTTGATTTCATTATGAATACCAGTCAGCAGCCAGCCATTTAGTGTTGTCTACATTCTGATGGGCAGTATAAGCCAGTTTGCGTGAATAGGCTTTATTCTTGAATGTTTCGGGCTATTCCGTATTTCATCTGAAATTGGTGTTTCAGATACCGCCAATTGGTTATTTTAGCGCTGCTGATACTGCGCTAATACAAGTACGCGC
Protein-coding sequences here:
- the LOC123548856 gene encoding zinc finger protein 62 homolog; translated protein: MDEEDDDIHFCLICNKTVPGLANYINHKKNECSGRKGRIKSENSPQNTVSIEESGKFENQSFPNLHKQGEHLNQSYQNDSFGAFTTTSPNSVYHDDQSSFLNSVTGTIGTAEQTIGNQLEATSDVYKRILSCTTQSTSQENIFLSTQLNLSETSQMTLNTNTLSCSLSPIFSTTETAGLTKGSDLTAETEDFGLLSASVSGNRNNTPIQEQYKSSDHLKVKVNDLPNADQIAKGECDQVEDFFQSLELMSKTDPRADKGSNFTQLPISNILNNLTFSDDEDLGFDFGDDMSLDSLSDDEDGRAPPGSHTGGKWKPGEKPLAYRKYRQRFHGKWPPGERPPQTAIRGRRGPSSRGKNIALIPGHKPKHIKKEKKTASKSTNKIFVCNFCDITFFNRFQYSSHCGTKSHKENVLRKNESLENVIAKKESLAAESQEPKNATVEIENKTNDEVESGIENQERLNPAEGIFENLVEENSVQEKKIENNNFDEYSDGNETDEYFEETGVKMGLNEAKVDVNNTRTAPPEEMKYIEVALKLHICTVCDKKFSNKYMLARHLLTKFHQNRSLANKEYHNELIQKYHKCIVRLSPFQCGICRFYFNSNEDFVQHLKGEDHKENCEDLVGEIQCTLCRFKTHSREEVDQHIESADHVEKIGKRNRICIIKECHAGCVCKFCGLKMHSFERLQRHIKLKHADGKVVSGVQKKVIGVRNRPKCPECNLQLASFSALTVHMRRRHTKEKPYQCEVCSKAFADKHAHKLHLKSTLHSRRKLTLDSNENDATDTDEIADEKERHETEDKELDQKSESKELEKEALTGEAENTKSSQVQMDDIADVNEDETVESGLLFRNDLGIHDEKDKDWVPKITGIKKRTGRSKSKGESCGYSQKDKKSIKCNHCSFTVKDYDDLRPHYMKEHSAQIRICELCDTVFLSEKALKLHVLSKEHQANIELSSETNRSTEMYFQCHVCKKKFTDEKYCKFHTAYQHFHSTTEQEVYKQSGYKSVTRDKFADFLKSVENIGYKEPIQCPECDTVIKKSNLMVHLRNHTNERPFLCKICPNTFKSNYTLRKHLLKHFGCLERDCDICGKHFNKPSNYEEHLELHALQKANKEKTHVCDVCGQAFYVERQLAVHLRRHRSKDLKCDHPGCHWTFAFRHELNAHKRTHSNERKYLCDTCGFAAYEKYHLRRHEKIHKNERKFHCEYCTYKAGNKTHLRRHMRIHIGSKPFKCPYCNFACNTHENIRKHILETKKHEGLKVYPCKFCEFGTNNSKEFRGHLMSNHAKESDDGARQMPLSVFTGLFQKEEDIDRPPEGTKVLPCKERKIKKKDESEKNGENQFDSSSDWTDSKQSEASKKNKRKRKSDTFQYVIENQDAYDLSMKDRRMSYPAEMMKNDYSQVSQSYPTGLVVRRETPSPPYAHDHVEPYRRFQEHENAQVGVNAHIGVNAALDLGIRHVQHGSHQVQNPGTSLAGPYGEQGFMKVNQEEMMQYHDYSTKFGVSRNREDSEETGNLIIDMNFQPHH